The Eurosta solidaginis isolate ZX-2024a chromosome 4, ASM4086904v1, whole genome shotgun sequence genome includes a window with the following:
- the LOC137249776 gene encoding uncharacterized protein isoform X4, which yields MSGLEKFQANKAWRAKVKKLLVMQRFTNTFRKATTPAKEPVYCQRFSLDLEEDLQTLLEARAAPHVANVDQHESNVAVSGNAMNKPFEMEDENKSNNANTIKRIPYNFSTKASCDETIFECQQQRTSDESFMALEKMCDKTASDPNSTLFKYIHSENKDMFKEDAKKRSADGNYFKIPCKQD from the exons atgtctggattggaaaaatttcaagcaaataaagcttggcgtgcaaaagtcaagaaattacttgtcatgcaacg attcacgaacacatttagaaaggctacaacgcctgctaaagagccggtatattgccaacgctttagcttggatttagaggaggatctacaaactttgctagaagcacgcgcagctcctcatgtagcgaatgtggatcaacacgaaagtaacgttgctgttagcggaaatgcaatgaacaaaccatttgaaatggaggatgaaaataaatccaacaatgcaaacactataaagaggattccttataatttttcaactaaggcatcttgtgacgaaactatatttgaatgccaacagcaacgtacgtctgatgaaagttttatggctttggaaaaaatgtgtgataaaacagcatccgatcctaacagcacactatttaagtacatacatagcgagaacaaggatatgtttaaagaagatgctaaaaagcgcagcgccgatggaaactattttaaaatcccttgtaaacaag
- the LOC137249776 gene encoding uncharacterized protein isoform X3 produces MSGLEKFQANKAWRAKVKKLLVMQRKATTPAKEPVYCQRFSLDLEEDLQTLLEARAAPHVANVDQHESNVAVSGNAMNKPFEMEDENKSNNANTIKRIPYNFSTKASCDETIFECQQQRTSDESFMALEKMCDKTASDPNSTLFKYIHSENKDMFKEDAKKRSADGNYFKIPCKQELQEIDEEAQSLQRLLHDLCVQEKN; encoded by the exons atgtctggattggaaaaatttcaagcaaataaagcttggcgtgcaaaagtcaagaaattacttgtcatgcaacg aaaggctacaacgcctgctaaagagccggtatattgccaacgctttagcttggatttagaggaggatctacaaactttgctagaagcacgcgcagctcctcatgtagcgaatgtggatcaacacgaaagtaacgttgctgttagcggaaatgcaatgaacaaaccatttgaaatggaggatgaaaataaatccaacaatgcaaacactataaagaggattccttataatttttcaactaaggcatcttgtgacgaaactatatttgaatgccaacagcaacgtacgtctgatgaaagttttatggctttggaaaaaatgtgtgataaaacagcatccgatcctaacagcacactatttaagtacatacatagcgagaacaaggatatgtttaaagaagatgctaaaaagcgcagcgccgatggaaactattttaaaatcccttgtaaacaag AACTACAAGAAATAGATGAAGAAGCACAATCACTGCAACGTCTATTGCATGACTTATGCGTACAGGAAAAAAATTGA
- the LOC137249776 gene encoding uncharacterized protein isoform X1 gives MSGLEKFQANKAWRAKVKKLLVMQRFTNTFRKATTPAKEPVYCQRFSLDLEEDLQTLLEARAAPHVANVDQHESNVAVSGNAMNKPFEMEDENKSNNANTIKRIPYNFSTKASCDETIFECQQQRTSDESFMALEKMCDKTASDPNSTLFKYIHSENKDMFKEDAKKRSADGNYFKIPCKQELQEIDEEAQSLQRLLHDLCVQEKN, from the exons atgtctggattggaaaaatttcaagcaaataaagcttggcgtgcaaaagtcaagaaattacttgtcatgcaacg attcacgaacacatttagaaaggctacaacgcctgctaaagagccggtatattgccaacgctttagcttggatttagaggaggatctacaaactttgctagaagcacgcgcagctcctcatgtagcgaatgtggatcaacacgaaagtaacgttgctgttagcggaaatgcaatgaacaaaccatttgaaatggaggatgaaaataaatccaacaatgcaaacactataaagaggattccttataatttttcaactaaggcatcttgtgacgaaactatatttgaatgccaacagcaacgtacgtctgatgaaagttttatggctttggaaaaaatgtgtgataaaacagcatccgatcctaacagcacactatttaagtacatacatagcgagaacaaggatatgtttaaagaagatgctaaaaagcgcagcgccgatggaaactattttaaaatcccttgtaaacaag AACTACAAGAAATAGATGAAGAAGCACAATCACTGCAACGTCTATTGCATGACTTATGCGTACAGGAAAAAAATTGA
- the LOC137249776 gene encoding uncharacterized protein isoform X2 encodes MRKKNSVYQLDQMLIQIVRIAVINIIKATTPAKEPVYCQRFSLDLEEDLQTLLEARAAPHVANVDQHESNVAVSGNAMNKPFEMEDENKSNNANTIKRIPYNFSTKASCDETIFECQQQRTSDESFMALEKMCDKTASDPNSTLFKYIHSENKDMFKEDAKKRSADGNYFKIPCKQELQEIDEEAQSLQRLLHDLCVQEKN; translated from the exons atgcggaagaaaaattcggtataccaactggaccaaatgttaatacaaattgtgcgcattgcggtgataaacatcat aaaggctacaacgcctgctaaagagccggtatattgccaacgctttagcttggatttagaggaggatctacaaactttgctagaagcacgcgcagctcctcatgtagcgaatgtggatcaacacgaaagtaacgttgctgttagcggaaatgcaatgaacaaaccatttgaaatggaggatgaaaataaatccaacaatgcaaacactataaagaggattccttataatttttcaactaaggcatcttgtgacgaaactatatttgaatgccaacagcaacgtacgtctgatgaaagttttatggctttggaaaaaatgtgtgataaaacagcatccgatcctaacagcacactatttaagtacatacatagcgagaacaaggatatgtttaaagaagatgctaaaaagcgcagcgccgatggaaactattttaaaatcccttgtaaacaag AACTACAAGAAATAGATGAAGAAGCACAATCACTGCAACGTCTATTGCATGACTTATGCGTACAGGAAAAAAATTGA